The following proteins are co-located in the Macaca thibetana thibetana isolate TM-01 chromosome 6, ASM2454274v1, whole genome shotgun sequence genome:
- the GARIN3 gene encoding Golgi-associated RAB2 interactor protein 3, whose protein sequence is MKRTMSNESCLPYYTARSYYSMSAFKTSMGDLQRQLYKRGEYDIFKYAPMFESNFIQINKKGEVIDVHNRVRMVTVGIVCTSPILPLPDVMVLARPTKICEEHVRQGWFAKGRGRRPVKTLELTRLLPLKFVKISIHDREKQQLRLKLATGRTFYLQLCPSSDTREDLFCYWEKLVYLLRPPVESYCSTPTLLTGDTAPEDNKSLVAAELHRERDQSETGLHKPCDVSAATSSAYAGGEGIQRASHRTASAASLSRSTPGTAEGAAARTAGGIAVAGTATGPRTDVAIAGAATSPATGAVSIAATKSAGPGQVTTALAGAAIKNPGENESSKSMAGAANISSDGISLALVGAASTSSAGTSTSMAGTTSLSQDSSLSAAFAGSLTTSKCAAERTEGPAVGPLISTLQSEGYMSERDGSQKVSLPSAEAWNEKKERREKKDRHPSRKSSHHRKASESHRRTAGDKNQKPSSRRSVSGHKNMRDDKKEKGHSNVRGKRHSSSRKSSTHSSNKKESRTTHELGKNRSASSTGALRKKASKISSFLRSLRATPGSKARVTSHDREVDIVAKMVEKQNIEAKVEKAQGGQELEMISGTVTSETTETIIFETKSI, encoded by the exons ATGAAGAGAACTATGAGCAATGAATCTTGTTTACCTTATTACACAGCCCGCAGCTACTACTCAATGAGTGCGTTCAAAACCTCCATGGGGGACCTGCAGCGACAATTGTACAAGAGAGGAGAGTACGACATTTTCAAGTATGCACCGATGTTCGAGAGTAATTTTATTCAGATAAACAAAAAGGGAGAAGTGATTGATGTACACAACCGTGTCCGaatggtgacagtgggcatcgtCTGCACCAGCCCCATCCTCCCACTGCCTGACGTCATGGTGCTGGCCCGACCAACTAAAATCTGTGAAGAGCATGTCAGACAGGGCTGGTTTGCCAAGGGGAGAGGTCGCAGACCCGTCAAGACTCTAGAGCTCACGAGACTGCTTCCCTTGAAGTTTGTGAAGATCTCCATCCACGATCGTGAGAAACAGCAGCTGCGCCTGAAACTCGCCACTGGCCGTACTTTTTATCTGCAGCTGTGTCCCTCTTCTGACACACGGGAAGATCTCTTTTGCTATTGGGAAAAACTTGTCTATCTCCTGAGGCCACCAGTAGAGAGTTACTGCAGTACCCCGACACTTCTAACTGGGGACACAGCACCCGAAGACAACAAAAGCCTAGTG GCTGCAGAGCTCCACAGAGAAAGGGATCAGAGTGAGACTGGGCTCCACAAGCCTTGTGATGTATCCGCAGCCACCTCTTCTGCTTATGCTGGGGGAGAGGGAATTCAACGTGCCTCCCACAGAACGGCTAGTGCAGCTTCTCTATCCCGGAGCACTCCAGGGACTGCTGAAGGAGCAGCAGCCAGGACAGCAGGTGGCATAGCAGTGGCAGGAACAGCAACAGGCCCTAGAACAGATGTGGCAATAGCAGGGGCAGCAACGAGTCCTGCAACAGGCGCTGTGAGCATAGCAGCAACCAAATCTGCAGGCCCAGGCCAGGTGACCACAGCGCTGGCGGGAGCAGCCATCAAAAATCCAGGAGAAAACGAATCCAGCAAGTCCATGGCAGGTGCTGCCAACATATCCTCAGATGGTATTAGCTTGGCCTTGGTGGGTGCCGCAAGCACCTCCTCGGCAGGTACTTCCACCTCGATGGCGGGGACCACCAGTCTCTCCCAAGACAGCAGCTTGAGTGCGGCGTTTGCAGGCAGTCTGACGACCAGCAAGTGTGCAGCAGAAAGAACTGAAGGGCCAGCCGTGGGGCCCCTCATCTCCACCTTGCAGAGCGAAGGCTACATGAGTGAGCGAGATGGAAGCCAGAAGGTTTCCCTGCCCAGTGCTGAAGCCtggaatgaaaaaaaggaaagaagagaaaagaaggacaGACATCCCAGTAGGAAAAGTTCTCATCACCGCAAGGCAAGTGAAAGTCACCGCAGGACAGCGGGGGACAAGAATCAGAAACCGTCCTCCCGCCGGTCCGTATCTGGCCATAAAAACATGAGagatgacaaaaaagaaaaagggcacaGCAACGTGAGGGGCAAGCGACATAGCTCCTCTCGCAAGAGCTCCACCCACAGCTCCAACAAAAAAGAGTCGAGAACAACTCACGAACTGGGGAAGAACCGATCTGCATCTAGCACAGGAGCTTTACGTAAGAAAGCCAGTAAGATCAGCTCGTTTTTAAGGAGCCTCAGGGCCACTCCTGGTTCAAAAGCAAGGGTCACATCACACGACAGAGAGGTAGATATCGTGGCTAAGATGGTGGAGAAGCAAAACATAGAGGCCAAAGTGGAGAAAGCCCAGGGTGGCCAGGAGCTGGAGATGATCAGCGGCACTGTGACATCCGAGACCACGGAGACGATCATCTTTGAAACCAAATCCATTTAA